A region of Takifugu rubripes chromosome 6, fTakRub1.2, whole genome shotgun sequence DNA encodes the following proteins:
- the LOC101061715 gene encoding ADP-ribosylation factor-like protein 3 isoform X1: protein MLIPSVTAGTATCTTQESMGLLSVFRRLKQSPEQEVHLLLLGLDNAGKTTVLKQLAAENISHITPTQGFNLKSIESDGFRLNVWDIGGQRKIRPYWRNYFESTDVLIYVIDSSDRNRFEEASLKLTELLEDEMLASVPLLIFANKQDLMTAAPVSELAELLDLNTIRDRTWQVQACSAVTAEGLQDGMNWVCRNMKFRKK from the exons ATGTTAATCCCCTCAGTCACAGCAGGGACCGCAACGTGCACAACACAAGAGAGCATG GGCCTGTTGTCCGTTTTCCGCAGGCTGAAGCAGTCTCCGGAGCAGGAGGTGCACTTGTTGCTGCTTGGCTTGGACAACGCTGGCAAGACCACTGTGCTGAAACAGCTGGCAGCTGAAAACATCAGCCACATCACCCCAACACAG GGCTTTAATTTAAAGAGTATTGAGTCAGACGGCTTCAGGCTGAATGTTTGGGACATTGGAGGTCAGCGCAAGATCCGACCCTATTGGAGGAATTACTTTGAGAGCACAGATGTCTTG ATCTACGTGATTGACAGCTCAGACAGAAACCGATTTGAAGAGGCAAGCCTG AAGTTGACCGAGTTGCTGGAGGACGAAATGCTTGCCAGCGTGCCGTTATTGATCTTTGCCAACAAGCAGGACCTGATGACGGCGGCCCCTGTGTCTGAGCTGGCAGAACTTCTCGATCTGAACACCATCCGGGATCGTACGTGGCAGGTCCAGGCCTGCTCCGCTGTCACTGCAGAGGGGCTGCAG GACGGCATGAACTGGGTTTGCAGGAATATGAAGTTTCGAAAGAAATAA
- the LOC101061715 gene encoding ADP-ribosylation factor-like protein 3 isoform X2, giving the protein MLIPSVTAGTATCTTQESMGLLSVFRRLKQSPEQEVHLLLLGLDNAGKTTVLKQLAAENISHITPTQGFNLKSIESDGFRLNVWDIGGQRKIRPYWRNYFESTDVLIYVIDSSDRNRFEEASLLTELLEDEMLASVPLLIFANKQDLMTAAPVSELAELLDLNTIRDRTWQVQACSAVTAEGLQDGMNWVCRNMKFRKK; this is encoded by the exons ATGTTAATCCCCTCAGTCACAGCAGGGACCGCAACGTGCACAACACAAGAGAGCATG GGCCTGTTGTCCGTTTTCCGCAGGCTGAAGCAGTCTCCGGAGCAGGAGGTGCACTTGTTGCTGCTTGGCTTGGACAACGCTGGCAAGACCACTGTGCTGAAACAGCTGGCAGCTGAAAACATCAGCCACATCACCCCAACACAG GGCTTTAATTTAAAGAGTATTGAGTCAGACGGCTTCAGGCTGAATGTTTGGGACATTGGAGGTCAGCGCAAGATCCGACCCTATTGGAGGAATTACTTTGAGAGCACAGATGTCTTG ATCTACGTGATTGACAGCTCAGACAGAAACCGATTTGAAGAGGCAAGCCTG TTGACCGAGTTGCTGGAGGACGAAATGCTTGCCAGCGTGCCGTTATTGATCTTTGCCAACAAGCAGGACCTGATGACGGCGGCCCCTGTGTCTGAGCTGGCAGAACTTCTCGATCTGAACACCATCCGGGATCGTACGTGGCAGGTCCAGGCCTGCTCCGCTGTCACTGCAGAGGGGCTGCAG GACGGCATGAACTGGGTTTGCAGGAATATGAAGTTTCGAAAGAAATAA
- the wbp1 gene encoding WW domain-binding protein 1, whose translation MPQKTLGSIIGLLCTATSLVQGKDFCFGLNNEQYRCEMGYCCGETECCTYYYELWWFWLVWTLIIMLSCCCAYRHRRVKMRLQQEQRQREISLMAYQGASSSFISPPPLNPRFWNDCMLPDYEEVVGHPPTPPPPYSETPPVVTSALLQQVSQIGTASAPERLDEMRPGVERQEVGPPPAQEAGSTPSQTERHAEENAQAPLMAAEEEEEEDEELVTRRRHVTGDSGIEVCVCQLDVDEGSGLEEESDDEHRTCKTNGRDCCSGPQQTLKQKEPPSDLPNQAASTSTADHIV comes from the exons ATGCCGCAGAAAACACTGGGATCCATTATAGGTCTCCTTTGCACCGCGACCAGCCTGGTTCAG GGGAAGGACTTCTGTTTCGGTTTAAACAACGAGCAGTACCGCTGTGAGATGGGCTACTGCTGCGGAGAGACGGAGTGTTGCACATACTACTATGAACTCTGGT GGTTCTGGTTGGTATGGACCCTCATCATCATGCTCAGCTGTTGCTGTGCTTACCGACACCGCAGGGTCAAGATGCGACTTCAGCAGGAGCAACGCCAGCGGGAGATCAGCCTCATGGCCTACCAGGGAGCCTCCAGTTccttcatttctcctcctccattaaACCCAA GGTTCTGGAATGACTGCATGCTTCCCGACTACGAAGAAGTCGTGGGCCACCCCCCAACGCCGCCCCCTCCTTATTCCGAAACCCCGCCTGTAGTGACCTCAGCGCTGCTCCAACAAGTCAGCCAGATCGGCACCGCCTCCGCCCCGGAGCGTCTGGATGAGATGCGCCCCGGTGTGGAGCGCCAGGAGGTCGGCCCGCCGCCAGCTCAGGAGGCGGGGTCAACGCCGTCCCAGACGGAGCGCCACGCAGAGGAGAACGCGCAAGCTCCTCTGATGgcggcagaggaggaggaggaggaagacgaggagctCGTCACCCGCCGCCGCCACGTAACCGGCGACTCTGGGATCGAGGTGTGCGTCTGCCAGCTCGACGTCGACGAGGGATcgggcctggaggaggagagcgacgACGAGCACCGCACGTGCAAGACGAACGGGCGGGACTGCTGCTCTGGACCGCAGCAGACCCTCAAACAGAAGGAGCCCCCCTCGGACCTGCCCAACCAGGCTGCCAGCACCAGCACTGCGGACCACATCGTGTGA
- the lman2la gene encoding lectin, mannose-binding 2-like a isoform X2, with product MLLGEPIERKRIIQWAEPCPTMAAVCGNHLYRESKITILRKIMPLKPRWAFVFLIITTSLCSADDDHEMEEFLKREYSLSKPYQGVGSLSSSHWELMGDAMVTTEQVRLTPDMQSRQGAVWSRIPCHLKDWEMQVHFKIHGQGKKNLNGDGLAIWYSKERMQKGPVFGNMDNFTGLGVFVDTYPNEEKHLERIFPYVLAMVGNGSIGYDHERDGRPTELGGCNAMVRNLKHDTFLFIRYVRRRLTVMIDIDGQHEWRDCLDLPGVQLPRGYYFGATALTGDLSDNHDIISLKLYELTVIRSEKEEEEEEEEITIPSVDNFELLRLVPAEEGMSTVAIFFTVLFSMLGCIFLIIIGLVGYNQWKESRRKRFY from the exons ATGTTACTCGGTGAACCAATCGAAAGGAAGAGGATCATTCAGTGGGCGGAACCTTGTCCTACGATGGCTGCAGTCTGTGGGAATCATCTGTATAGGGAGTCCAAAATTACAATCCTGCGGAAAATAATGCCTTTAAAACCACGATGggcctttgtttttcttattattACCACAAGCCTGTGTTCCGCCGATGATGACCATGAAATGGAGGAGTTTTTAAAGCGAGAGTATTCGCTTTCTAAGCCGTACCAAG GTGTGGGCTCCTTAAGCTCCTCCCACTGGGAGCTGATGGGCGATGCCATGGTAACCACCGAGCAGGTGCGCCTCACACCTGACATGCAGAGCAGGCAGGGGGCAGTCTGGAGCCGGATT CCTTGTCATCTGAAAGACTGGGAGATGCAGGTGCACTTTAAAATTCACGGTCAGGGAAAGAAGAACCTGAACGGAGACGGTCTGGCCATTTGGTACAGCAAGGAACGCATGCAGAAAG GCCCTGTCTTTGGAAACATGGACAACTTTACCGGTCTGGGCGTGTTTGTGGACACGTATCCTAACGAGGAGAAGCACTTAGAG aGGATCTTCCCATATGTTCTGGCTATGGTCGGCAACGGCAGCATCGGCTACGACCACGAGCGGGACGGCCGCCCCACGGAGCTGGGCGGCTGCAACGCCATGGTGCGCAACCTCAAACACGACACATTCCTCTTCATCAGATACGTCCGGCGCCGGCTCACG GTGATGATAGACATCGATGGACAGCACGAGTGGAGGGACTGCCTGGATTTACCTGGTGTTCAGCTTCCCCGCGGCTACTATTTTGGTGCCACAGCCTTGACTGGAGACCTTTCGG ATAACCACGATATAATTTCCCTGAAACTCTACGAACTGACGGTGATCCGGAgcgaaaaggaagaggaagaggaggaggaggagataacAATACCCAGTGTGGACAACTTTGAACTGCTGAGAC TGGTTCCAGCTGAAGAGGGGATGAGCACCGTGGCCATTTTCTTCACTGTGCTCTTCTCCATGCTGGGCTgcatcttcctcatcatcatcggTCTGGTGGGCTACAACCAGTGGAAAGAGAGCAGACGCAAGCGCTTCTATTGA
- the lman2la gene encoding lectin, mannose-binding 2-like a isoform X3, which yields MSSCSEVASKAFSCVCFQPCHLKDWEMQVHFKIHGQGKKNLNGDGLAIWYSKERMQKGPVFGNMDNFTGLGVFVDTYPNEEKHLEAQKKRYTPRTQRIFPYVLAMVGNGSIGYDHERDGRPTELGGCNAMVRNLKHDTFLFIRYVRRRLTVMIDIDGQHEWRDCLDLPGVQLPRGYYFGATALTGDLSDNHDIISLKLYELTVIRSEKEEEEEEEEITIPSVDNFELLRLVPAEEGMSTVAIFFTVLFSMLGCIFLIIIGLVGYNQWKESRRKRFY from the exons ATGAGTTCCTGTAGTGAGGTGGCATCGAAAG CATTTTCTTGCGTGTGTTTCCAGCCTTGTCATCTGAAAGACTGGGAGATGCAGGTGCACTTTAAAATTCACGGTCAGGGAAAGAAGAACCTGAACGGAGACGGTCTGGCCATTTGGTACAGCAAGGAACGCATGCAGAAAG GCCCTGTCTTTGGAAACATGGACAACTTTACCGGTCTGGGCGTGTTTGTGGACACGTATCCTAACGAGGAGAAGCACTTAGAG GCACAGAAGAAAAGATACACTCCTCGCACACAG aGGATCTTCCCATATGTTCTGGCTATGGTCGGCAACGGCAGCATCGGCTACGACCACGAGCGGGACGGCCGCCCCACGGAGCTGGGCGGCTGCAACGCCATGGTGCGCAACCTCAAACACGACACATTCCTCTTCATCAGATACGTCCGGCGCCGGCTCACG GTGATGATAGACATCGATGGACAGCACGAGTGGAGGGACTGCCTGGATTTACCTGGTGTTCAGCTTCCCCGCGGCTACTATTTTGGTGCCACAGCCTTGACTGGAGACCTTTCGG ATAACCACGATATAATTTCCCTGAAACTCTACGAACTGACGGTGATCCGGAgcgaaaaggaagaggaagaggaggaggaggagataacAATACCCAGTGTGGACAACTTTGAACTGCTGAGAC TGGTTCCAGCTGAAGAGGGGATGAGCACCGTGGCCATTTTCTTCACTGTGCTCTTCTCCATGCTGGGCTgcatcttcctcatcatcatcggTCTGGTGGGCTACAACCAGTGGAAAGAGAGCAGACGCAAGCGCTTCTATTGA
- the lman2la gene encoding lectin, mannose-binding 2-like a isoform X4: MQVHFKIHGQGKKNLNGDGLAIWYSKERMQKGPVFGNMDNFTGLGVFVDTYPNEEKHLEAQKKRYTPRTQRIFPYVLAMVGNGSIGYDHERDGRPTELGGCNAMVRNLKHDTFLFIRYVRRRLTVMIDIDGQHEWRDCLDLPGVQLPRGYYFGATALTGDLSDNHDIISLKLYELTVIRSEKEEEEEEEEITIPSVDNFELLRLVPAEEGMSTVAIFFTVLFSMLGCIFLIIIGLVGYNQWKESRRKRFY, translated from the exons ATGCAGGTGCACTTTAAAATTCACGGTCAGGGAAAGAAGAACCTGAACGGAGACGGTCTGGCCATTTGGTACAGCAAGGAACGCATGCAGAAAG GCCCTGTCTTTGGAAACATGGACAACTTTACCGGTCTGGGCGTGTTTGTGGACACGTATCCTAACGAGGAGAAGCACTTAGAG GCACAGAAGAAAAGATACACTCCTCGCACACAG aGGATCTTCCCATATGTTCTGGCTATGGTCGGCAACGGCAGCATCGGCTACGACCACGAGCGGGACGGCCGCCCCACGGAGCTGGGCGGCTGCAACGCCATGGTGCGCAACCTCAAACACGACACATTCCTCTTCATCAGATACGTCCGGCGCCGGCTCACG GTGATGATAGACATCGATGGACAGCACGAGTGGAGGGACTGCCTGGATTTACCTGGTGTTCAGCTTCCCCGCGGCTACTATTTTGGTGCCACAGCCTTGACTGGAGACCTTTCGG ATAACCACGATATAATTTCCCTGAAACTCTACGAACTGACGGTGATCCGGAgcgaaaaggaagaggaagaggaggaggaggagataacAATACCCAGTGTGGACAACTTTGAACTGCTGAGAC TGGTTCCAGCTGAAGAGGGGATGAGCACCGTGGCCATTTTCTTCACTGTGCTCTTCTCCATGCTGGGCTgcatcttcctcatcatcatcggTCTGGTGGGCTACAACCAGTGGAAAGAGAGCAGACGCAAGCGCTTCTATTGA
- the lman2la gene encoding lectin, mannose-binding 2-like a isoform X1: MLLGEPIERKRIIQWAEPCPTMAAVCGNHLYRESKITILRKIMPLKPRWAFVFLIITTSLCSADDDHEMEEFLKREYSLSKPYQGVGSLSSSHWELMGDAMVTTEQVRLTPDMQSRQGAVWSRIPCHLKDWEMQVHFKIHGQGKKNLNGDGLAIWYSKERMQKGPVFGNMDNFTGLGVFVDTYPNEEKHLEAQKKRYTPRTQRIFPYVLAMVGNGSIGYDHERDGRPTELGGCNAMVRNLKHDTFLFIRYVRRRLTVMIDIDGQHEWRDCLDLPGVQLPRGYYFGATALTGDLSDNHDIISLKLYELTVIRSEKEEEEEEEEITIPSVDNFELLRLVPAEEGMSTVAIFFTVLFSMLGCIFLIIIGLVGYNQWKESRRKRFY, encoded by the exons ATGTTACTCGGTGAACCAATCGAAAGGAAGAGGATCATTCAGTGGGCGGAACCTTGTCCTACGATGGCTGCAGTCTGTGGGAATCATCTGTATAGGGAGTCCAAAATTACAATCCTGCGGAAAATAATGCCTTTAAAACCACGATGggcctttgtttttcttattattACCACAAGCCTGTGTTCCGCCGATGATGACCATGAAATGGAGGAGTTTTTAAAGCGAGAGTATTCGCTTTCTAAGCCGTACCAAG GTGTGGGCTCCTTAAGCTCCTCCCACTGGGAGCTGATGGGCGATGCCATGGTAACCACCGAGCAGGTGCGCCTCACACCTGACATGCAGAGCAGGCAGGGGGCAGTCTGGAGCCGGATT CCTTGTCATCTGAAAGACTGGGAGATGCAGGTGCACTTTAAAATTCACGGTCAGGGAAAGAAGAACCTGAACGGAGACGGTCTGGCCATTTGGTACAGCAAGGAACGCATGCAGAAAG GCCCTGTCTTTGGAAACATGGACAACTTTACCGGTCTGGGCGTGTTTGTGGACACGTATCCTAACGAGGAGAAGCACTTAGAG GCACAGAAGAAAAGATACACTCCTCGCACACAG aGGATCTTCCCATATGTTCTGGCTATGGTCGGCAACGGCAGCATCGGCTACGACCACGAGCGGGACGGCCGCCCCACGGAGCTGGGCGGCTGCAACGCCATGGTGCGCAACCTCAAACACGACACATTCCTCTTCATCAGATACGTCCGGCGCCGGCTCACG GTGATGATAGACATCGATGGACAGCACGAGTGGAGGGACTGCCTGGATTTACCTGGTGTTCAGCTTCCCCGCGGCTACTATTTTGGTGCCACAGCCTTGACTGGAGACCTTTCGG ATAACCACGATATAATTTCCCTGAAACTCTACGAACTGACGGTGATCCGGAgcgaaaaggaagaggaagaggaggaggaggagataacAATACCCAGTGTGGACAACTTTGAACTGCTGAGAC TGGTTCCAGCTGAAGAGGGGATGAGCACCGTGGCCATTTTCTTCACTGTGCTCTTCTCCATGCTGGGCTgcatcttcctcatcatcatcggTCTGGTGGGCTACAACCAGTGGAAAGAGAGCAGACGCAAGCGCTTCTATTGA
- the mtfp1 gene encoding mitochondrial fission process protein 1 gives MEEKTTKPVDIYRDTWVRFLGYANEVGEAFRALVPVSLVWGSYAVATAYVTADAFDKGKKAAVAHGDNPGKSGRVAVAVVDTFVWQALASVIIPGFTINRVCAASLHLMGRSTKWPLPVRKWMTTAIGLSTIPFIITPIDRSVDFLLDASLRKVYQEGEKHK, from the exons atggaagaaaaaacaaccaaaccgGTGGACATTTACCGCGATACGTGGGTCCGCTTCCTCG GCTATGCCAACGAGGTCGGGGAGGCTTTTCGTGCCCTGGTGCCAGTGAGTTTGGTGTGGGGCAGTTATGCCGTGGCCACTGCGTATGTCACTGCCGACGCTTTTGACAAAGGGAAGAAAGCCGCTGTG GCTCACGGGGACAATCCGGGGAAGAGTGGGCGGGTGGCTGTTGCCGTGGTGGACACGTTCGTGTGGCAGGCGCTGGCCTCTGTGATCATCCCGGGCTTCACCATTAaccgtgtgtgtgctgcatcaCTCCACCTGATGGGCAGAAGCACCAAGTGGCCCCTGCCTGTCCGAAAGTGGATGACAACAGCTATCGGCCTCTCCACGATCCCCTTCATCATCACGCCCATAGACAG GTCAGTGGATTTCCTGTTGGACGCCAGCCTTCGCAAGGTCTAtcaggagggagagaagcacaAATAA